A genomic segment from Tachysurus fulvidraco isolate hzauxx_2018 chromosome 21, HZAU_PFXX_2.0, whole genome shotgun sequence encodes:
- the nsd1b gene encoding histone-lysine N-methyltransferase, H3 lysine-36 specific isoform X2 has product MNTALPDTRTDNNVCMSPPSPAFSLDSSSPFANGLHFESILFEDDEEDDDTGPRSLPEKPRSSFINDIATTTNPKQKSNNSDRHYSGSKGKQRTKACMSAKQDENHEEESGGDCDPVSLEGIRDDVKSNQMNNSKSKALPSLKYLEGEVIWAKFNRRPWWPCRVSADPALETYHRIKEASDNPCREYYIKKFGEPEELAWVSEKAMHIFFGGYQFHNLPGPKRGVPKRFLDSWSCSVAEAEAYFLDKSRMPVITSEITEKSSAEEKTKGQDDKVSDSILRLGIPGNQANGKISHKDKNITLMKSKCKKKQRKSSAALFTKYDKFVCEKTEVDNPYSDIDSVPQIRRCLEGNGRPLLTCSTDRPMSSQNDKETKKNIEVQGGLWFSKVGKGQTSGVFSRSGIKSVNCSFGKVSCKIKIPESASVKSRDNQVTGSEHQSGEAKKVLDKKVSCLPASSRLMTRALKALQDAQLQQTSSRELQQTLPSSETDNDVCVSRLGSDEKTKAKPTPQNISADLKAHVKLNAMSKVSVDPSDLEDKEVAVKSEVESCLISPVPVGFNASNLKQEKQVSDAASPFHVNIQDGEDMKEITFKSLETEKNGKSTVFRPDANYKYSTFLMMLKDIHDSREKDGQPLVMEPLPPKKLIKEEPSMVSEKDLNSRFGLVKDNNEHCKLPRLKKYGPSKTSGPKSKQNKANAKYGAEMVDGCVVQPCKSISKKPSKKSQPAIKKSHNNVYLPSEASPEHSVCRKSEIAQTPRCNFLNRDSEKKFFGSVPKKRWQKFEQDREKMSHSENKSDPGPGQTLPRLVEPEPGTEKTNLPSSSSATETSLNTAKVSPNTCEVSNFPTESKRIRKPSKRLIEWTEEYDHIFATKKKAKKQPESLQKVSKNSSVNITEKSLATQQHPGAIPCVPNPLPEIQTPPPEERSKTPPTIENIPCQESQVTAVDTLTPPPETESSLYGENCFKDQLTVQNCSTTGDGACLSTKRQRKPTKKILESSIEPIPTPKKKVKSQRSSSSGHAAHSGSGQSKNKSKQPAVFTPEESAPVSESTEREADITPTNPETLNPETAKYQDSKYAPVSEIFGPDDCPEMKSESAENRLSVEKGNGVVLKDSICQVCEKQGELLLCEGQCCSTFHPQCVGRTEPQRAKFLCQQCTSGVHECFMCKKLGDDVRRCMVSACGKFYHGECVASHALTVPLNRGFRCSLHACLTCFITNPNNPSVFKGRLIHCVRCPVAYHASDYCIPAGSVVLSPNSIVCPNHFTPRKGCRNHEHVNVSWCFVCSEGGSLLCCESCPAAFHRECLHIDMPEGSWFCNDCRAGKKPHYKEVVWVKVGRYRWWPAEVSNPKDIPENILRMRHDVGEFPVHFFGSNDYLWTYQARVFPYMEGDANNKEKMGKGVDSIYRKALDEAAERFRELQAEKELRQLQEDRRNDKKPPPYKHIKVNRPIGKVQIITADLSEIPRCNCKATDENPCGMDSECINRMLLYECHPQVCPAGEKCQNQCFTKRQYSQVEIFRTLSRGWGLRCGHDIKKGAFVSEYVGEVIDEEECRARIKQAQENDVGNFYLLTLDKDRIIDAGPKGNQARFMNHSCQPNCETQKWTVNGDTRVGLFALVDIAAGKELTFNYNLECLGNGKTVCKCGAPNCSGFLGVRPKNNPPADDKGRKIKRKAYVKRKSQQGLTKEREDECFSCGDGGQMVSCKRPGCPKVYHADCLNLTKRPAGRWECPWHQCDLCGQEAASFCEMCPSSYCVEHRDGMLFISKLDGRLSCSEHDPCGPEPLEPEQGAGNFPLIFCSMDIVHDLSAARPCC; this is encoded by the exons ATGAACACAGCTTTGCCTGACACTAGAACTGACAATAACGTTTGCATGTCTCCTCCCAGTCCAGCATTCAGTCTCGATTCTTCAAGTCCATTTGCAAATGGCTTACACTTTGAGTCCATTTTGTTTGAGGACGATGAGGAAGACGACGACACGGGCCCAAGGTCGTTGCCTGAAAAGCCGCGTAGCAGCTTTATAAACGATATTGCTACGACTACAAATCCGAAGCAAAAATCCAACAATTCCGATCGACACTACAGTGGGTCTAAAGGCAAACAAAGGACGAAGGCCTGTATGTCAGCGAAGCAAGATGAAAACCATGAAGAAGAGTCAGGTGGTGACTGCGATCCAGTTTCTCTGGAGGGTATCCGTGATGACGTTAAGTCG AATCAGATGAACAACTCAAAGTCAAAAGCTCTTCCATCGCTAAAGTACCTAGAAGGTGAAGTGATATGGGCGAAGTTTAACCGGAGGCCGTGGTGGCCGTGTCGTGTCTCCGCTGATCCTGCGTTGGAAACGTATCACAGAATAAAAG AGGCGAGCGATAATCCCTGTCGTGAGTATTACATCAAGAAGTTTGGGGAACCTGAGGAACTGGCCTGGGTCTCGGAGAAAGCCATGCATATATTTTTTGGTGGATATCAGTTCCACAATCTGCCTGGTCCGAAAAGAGGG GTACCCAAGCGCTTTCTAGACTCTTGGAGTTGTAGTGTTGCCGAGGCTGAGGCATATTTCCTGGATAAGTCCAGGATGCCTGTTATAACATCGGAAATCACAGAAAAGAGCTCAGCTGAGGAAAAAACCAAAGGTCAAGATGACAAGGTGTCTGACTCTATATTGCGCCTGGGAATTCCTGGAAACCAAGCAAATGGGAAGATTTCACATAAAGATAAAAACATCACCCTTATGAAGTCGAAATGCAAAAAGAAGCAAAGGAAGTCCTCAGCAGCGCTTTTTACAAAGTATGACAAGTTCGTCTGTGAGAAGACCGAGGTGGACAATCCTTATTCCGACATCGACTCTGTGCCGCAAATCCGACGATGTCTCGAAGGCAACGGCCGACCTTTGCTGACCTGCTCTACCGATCGACCTATGAGCAGCCAAAAcgataaagaaacaaagaaaaatattgaGGTCCAGGGTGGTCTGTGGTTCAGTAAAGTGGGCAAAGGACAAACCAGTGGGGTATTTAGTCGTTCGGGAATTAAATCTGTTAATTGCTCCTTCGGTAAAGTATCATGTAAGATCAAAATCCCGGAGTCGGCAAGTGTGAAGTCCAGAGACAACCAAGTCACAGGATCTGAACACCAGTCTGGAGAAGCCAAGAAAGTTCTTGATAAGAAAGTCTCGTGTCTTCCAGCTAGCAGTCGATTGATGACTAGAGCACTAAAAGCGCTGCAAGATGCTCAGCTCCAGCAGACGTCTAGCCGAGAACTCCAACAAACTCTGCCAAGTAGTGAAACCGACAACGACGTCTGCGTTTCGAGACTCGGGTCCGACGAAAAGACCAAAGCAAAACCGACCCCCCAGAACATTTCAGCCGATTTAAAAGCACATGTAAAATTGAACGCGATGTCCAAGGTGTCTGTAGATCCATCTGATTTGGAAGACAAGGAAGTGGCTGTCAAATCAGAGGTCGAATCTTGTTTGATATCACCTGTGCCGGTTGGTTTTAACGCCTCGAACCTGAAACAGGAGAAGCAAGTATCTGATGCGGCATCTCCATTTCATGTAAATATACAAGACGGCGAAGACATGAAAGAAATAACCTTTAAGTCactggaaacagaaaaaaacggAAAGTCGACTGTATTTCGTCCAGACGCAAATTATAAATACAGCACGTTCCTGATGATGTTAAAGGATATACACGACAGTCGAGAAAAAGATGGCCAACCCTTGGTCATGGAACCTTTACCTCCAAAAAAGCTCATTAAAGAGGAGCCGTCCATGGTTTCAGAAAAAGACCTAAATAGTCGTTTCGGTCTTGTTAAAGACAATAACGAGCACTGCAAGTTGCCACGTCTTAAGAAGTACGGACCGAGCAAGACATCTGGTCCAAAgtccaaacaaaacaaagcgaATGCAAAATATGGTGCCGAGATGGTAGATGGTTGTGTTGTTCAACCGTGCAAGAGCATTTCTAAAAAACCTAGCAAAAAAAGTCAACCTGCCATAAAGAAGAGTCATAATAACGTCTACCTACCTTCCGAGGCATCGCCAGAACACAGCGTGTGCAGGAAGTCGGAGATTGCACAGACCCCGAGGTGCAACTTCCTCAACCGGGACTCTGAGAAAAAATTTTTCGGCAGTGTACCTAAAAAACGCTGGCAGAAGTTTGAACAGGACAGAGAAAAGATGTCACACTCAGAAAACAAAAGTGATCCAGGACCAGGACAAACGCTGCCAAGGCTCGTGGAGCCGGAGCCCGGTACCGAAAAGACAAATTTGCCGTCTTCCTCATCAGCAACGGAGACATCTTTAAACACAGCAAAAGTATCCCCGAATACCTGTGAGGTTTCTAATTTCCCCACAG AGAGCAAACGTATCAGAAAGCCTAGCAAAAGACTAATAGAATGGACAGAAGAATACGATCATATATTTGCCACTAAGAAGAAAGCGAAAAAGCAACCGGAATCCTTGCAGAAG gtcagtAAAAACAGTTCTGTTAATATCACTGAGAAATCCTTAGCCACACAGCAACATCCAGGAGCGATACCGTGCGTGCCGAACCCCTTACCCGAAATCCAGACTCCTCCACCTGAAGAGAGGTCTAAGACTCCACCCACGATCGAAAATATTCCATGTCAAGAAAGTCAGGTTACGGCTGTAGACACGCTAACTCCGCCTCCAGAAACAGAATCTTCCCTGTACGGAGAAAATTGCTTTAAGGACCAGCTTACGGTTCAGAATTGTTCCACCACCG GTGATGGCGCCTGTTTAAGCACAAAGAGGCAAAGGAAACCCACCAAGAAAATTCTAGAGAGTTCAATCGAACCGATTCCGACGCCTAAAAAGAAG GTGAAATCCCAGAGGAGCAGTTCATCAGGGCATGCTGCTCATTCAG GCTCAGGACAATCGAAAAATAAGAGCAAGCAGCCTGCTGTATTCACTCCTGAAGAGAGTGCCCCAGTTTCAGAGAGTACAGAAAGGGAGGCAGATATCACTCCTACGAACCCTGAAACACTTAACCCTGAGACCGCCAAATACCAGGACAGCAAATACGCTCCAGTGTCTGAG ATATTTGGCCCTGATGACTGTCCTGAGATGAAAAGTGAATCTGCAGAAAACAGACTGTCAGTGGAGAAAGGGAATGGGGTTGTACTGAAAGACAGTATTTGTCAG gtttgtgaGAAACAGGGAGAGCTGCTGCTGTGTGAAGGTCAGTGCTGCAGCACGTTCCACCCTCAATGCGTCGGTCGGACGGAACCTCAGCGCGCCAAGTTTCTGTGTCAGCAGTGCACTTCTG GTGTCCACGAATGCTTCATGTGTAAGAAGCTGGGAGACGACGTGAGGCGCTGCATGGTCAGTGCATGCGGGAAGTTCTACCACGGAGAGTGCGTAGCCAGCCACGCCCTCACCGTGCCTCTAAACCGAGGCTTCCGCTGCTCACTCCATGCTTGTCTCACCTGCTTCATCACCAACCCGAACAACCCGTCTGTTTTTAAAG GTCGACTGATCCACTGCGTCAGATGCCCCGTCGCGTACCACGCTAGCGATTACTGCATCCCTGCCGGCAGCGTCGTCTTGTCCCCTAACAGCATCGTCTGTCCCAACCATTTCACTCCAAGGAAGGGCTGCCGTAATCACGAACATGTCAACGTCAGCTGGTGCTTCGTTTGCTCAGAAG GAGGCAGCTTGCTCTGCTGTGAGTCCTGTCCGGCGGCTTTTCACCGCGAGTGTCTGCACATCGACATGCCTGAAGGGAGCTGGTTCTGCAACGACTGCCGCGCGGGGAAGAAACCGCACTACAAAGAAGTGGTGTGGGTAAAAGTGGGTCGATACAG ATGGTGGCCTGCTGAAGTTAGCAACCCAAAGGACATTCCAGAAAACATCCTGCGAATGAGGCACGACGTCGGAGAGTTTCCGGTCCATTTTTTCGGTTCCAACGACTACCTGTGGACCTACCAGGCTCGGGTCTTTCCCTACATGGAAGGCGACGccaacaataaagaaaaaatgggAAAAGGAGTGGACTCCATTTACAGGAAag ctTTGGATGAGGCTGCGGAACGATTCCGAGAACTGCAGGCAGAAAAGGAACTCCGGCAGCTCCAGGAGGACAGGAGAAACGACAAGAAGCCTCCTCCTTACAAACACATTAAG GTGAACCGACCGATCGGCAAAGTGCAGATCATTACGGCCGACCTGTCCGAGATCCCACGCTGCAACTGCAAAGCAACAGACGAGAACCCCTGTGGCATGGACTCGGAGTGCATCAACCGCATGCTGCTCTACGAATGCCATCCTCAGGTCTGCCCAGCGGGGGAAAAGTGCCAGAACCAGTGCTTCACCAAGCGCCAGTACTCGCAGGTGGAAATCTTCAGGACGTTGTCTCGAGGCTGGGGCCTGCGCTGCGGTCACGACATCAAGAAG GGTGCATTTGTAAGCGAGTACGTTGGCGAGGTGATTGACGAGGAGGAATGCCGGGCCCGGATCAAGCAGGCACAGGAGAACGACGTCGGGAATTTCTATTTGCTCACATTAGACAAG GACCGTATCATCGATGCTGGACCTAAAGGAAACCAGGCCAGATTCATGAACCATAGCTGCCAGCCGAACTGTGAGACTCAGAAATGGACCGTTAACGGAGACACCCGGGTCGGACTTTTTGCACTGGTGGACATCGCTGCTG GTAAAGAGCTGACCTTCAACTATAACCTGGAGTGTCTGGGCAACGGGAAGACGGTGTGTAAATGCGGTGCGCCCAACTGCAGTGGCTTTCTAGGTGTAAGACCAaag AATAATCCTCCCGCCGACGACAAGGGCCGTAAGATAAAGAGGAAAGCTTACGTCAAGCGTAAGTCGCAGCAAGGACTGACCAAGGAGCGAGAGGATGAGTGTTTCAGCTGCGGAGACGGCGGACAGATGGTCTCGTGTAAGAGACCCGGGTGTCCGAAGGTCTATCACGCAGACTGTCTCAACCTGACCAAGAGACCTGCAG gacg
- the nsd1b gene encoding histone-lysine N-methyltransferase NSD2 isoform X1 gives MNTALPDTRTDNNVCMSPPSPAFSLDSSSPFANGLHFESILFEDDEEDDDTGPRSLPEKPRSSFINDIATTTNPKQKSNNSDRHYSGSKGKQRTKACMSAKQDENHEEESGGDCDPVSLEGIRDDVKSNQMNNSKSKALPSLKYLEGEVIWAKFNRRPWWPCRVSADPALETYHRIKEASDNPCREYYIKKFGEPEELAWVSEKAMHIFFGGYQFHNLPGPKRGVPKRFLDSWSCSVAEAEAYFLDKSRMPVITSEITEKSSAEEKTKGQDDKVSDSILRLGIPGNQANGKISHKDKNITLMKSKCKKKQRKSSAALFTKYDKFVCEKTEVDNPYSDIDSVPQIRRCLEGNGRPLLTCSTDRPMSSQNDKETKKNIEVQGGLWFSKVGKGQTSGVFSRSGIKSVNCSFGKVSCKIKIPESASVKSRDNQVTGSEHQSGEAKKVLDKKVSCLPASSRLMTRALKALQDAQLQQTSSRELQQTLPSSETDNDVCVSRLGSDEKTKAKPTPQNISADLKAHVKLNAMSKVSVDPSDLEDKEVAVKSEVESCLISPVPVGFNASNLKQEKQVSDAASPFHVNIQDGEDMKEITFKSLETEKNGKSTVFRPDANYKYSTFLMMLKDIHDSREKDGQPLVMEPLPPKKLIKEEPSMVSEKDLNSRFGLVKDNNEHCKLPRLKKYGPSKTSGPKSKQNKANAKYGAEMVDGCVVQPCKSISKKPSKKSQPAIKKSHNNVYLPSEASPEHSVCRKSEIAQTPRCNFLNRDSEKKFFGSVPKKRWQKFEQDREKMSHSENKSDPGPGQTLPRLVEPEPGTEKTNLPSSSSATETSLNTAKVSPNTCEVSNFPTESKRIRKPSKRLIEWTEEYDHIFATKKKAKKQPESLQKVSKNSSVNITEKSLATQQHPGAIPCVPNPLPEIQTPPPEERSKTPPTIENIPCQESQVTAVDTLTPPPETESSLYGENCFKDQLTVQNCSTTGDGACLSTKRQRKPTKKILESSIEPIPTPKKKVKSQRSSSSGHAAHSGSGQSKNKSKQPAVFTPEESAPVSESTEREADITPTNPETLNPETAKYQDSKYAPVSEIFGPDDCPEMKSESAENRLSVEKGNGVVLKDSICQVCEKQGELLLCEGQCCSTFHPQCVGRTEPQRAKFLCQQCTSGVHECFMCKKLGDDVRRCMVSACGKFYHGECVASHALTVPLNRGFRCSLHACLTCFITNPNNPSVFKGRLIHCVRCPVAYHASDYCIPAGSVVLSPNSIVCPNHFTPRKGCRNHEHVNVSWCFVCSEGGSLLCCESCPAAFHRECLHIDMPEGSWFCNDCRAGKKPHYKEVVWVKVGRYRWWPAEVSNPKDIPENILRMRHDVGEFPVHFFGSNDYLWTYQARVFPYMEGDANNKEKMGKGVDSIYRKALDEAAERFRELQAEKELRQLQEDRRNDKKPPPYKHIKVNRPIGKVQIITADLSEIPRCNCKATDENPCGMDSECINRMLLYECHPQVCPAGEKCQNQCFTKRQYSQVEIFRTLSRGWGLRCGHDIKKGAFVSEYVGEVIDEEECRARIKQAQENDVGNFYLLTLDKDRIIDAGPKGNQARFMNHSCQPNCETQKWTVNGDTRVGLFALVDIAAGKELTFNYNLECLGNGKTVCKCGAPNCSGFLGVRPKNNPPADDKGRKIKRKAYVKRKSQQGLTKEREDECFSCGDGGQMVSCKRPGCPKVYHADCLNLTKRPAGRWECPWHQCDLCGQEAASFCEMCPSSYCVEHRDGMLFISKLDGRLSCSEHDPCGPEPLEPGEIREYIPEHANAYPVKPVPLYQTPACQSGPSAQPSNSLLISSSPPSSPSLAVAFSSAYSPISSYGEEEDSAHQDEDAELDGARIIIQDTEEGTQSETQYKQGLKVTLSV, from the exons ATGAACACAGCTTTGCCTGACACTAGAACTGACAATAACGTTTGCATGTCTCCTCCCAGTCCAGCATTCAGTCTCGATTCTTCAAGTCCATTTGCAAATGGCTTACACTTTGAGTCCATTTTGTTTGAGGACGATGAGGAAGACGACGACACGGGCCCAAGGTCGTTGCCTGAAAAGCCGCGTAGCAGCTTTATAAACGATATTGCTACGACTACAAATCCGAAGCAAAAATCCAACAATTCCGATCGACACTACAGTGGGTCTAAAGGCAAACAAAGGACGAAGGCCTGTATGTCAGCGAAGCAAGATGAAAACCATGAAGAAGAGTCAGGTGGTGACTGCGATCCAGTTTCTCTGGAGGGTATCCGTGATGACGTTAAGTCG AATCAGATGAACAACTCAAAGTCAAAAGCTCTTCCATCGCTAAAGTACCTAGAAGGTGAAGTGATATGGGCGAAGTTTAACCGGAGGCCGTGGTGGCCGTGTCGTGTCTCCGCTGATCCTGCGTTGGAAACGTATCACAGAATAAAAG AGGCGAGCGATAATCCCTGTCGTGAGTATTACATCAAGAAGTTTGGGGAACCTGAGGAACTGGCCTGGGTCTCGGAGAAAGCCATGCATATATTTTTTGGTGGATATCAGTTCCACAATCTGCCTGGTCCGAAAAGAGGG GTACCCAAGCGCTTTCTAGACTCTTGGAGTTGTAGTGTTGCCGAGGCTGAGGCATATTTCCTGGATAAGTCCAGGATGCCTGTTATAACATCGGAAATCACAGAAAAGAGCTCAGCTGAGGAAAAAACCAAAGGTCAAGATGACAAGGTGTCTGACTCTATATTGCGCCTGGGAATTCCTGGAAACCAAGCAAATGGGAAGATTTCACATAAAGATAAAAACATCACCCTTATGAAGTCGAAATGCAAAAAGAAGCAAAGGAAGTCCTCAGCAGCGCTTTTTACAAAGTATGACAAGTTCGTCTGTGAGAAGACCGAGGTGGACAATCCTTATTCCGACATCGACTCTGTGCCGCAAATCCGACGATGTCTCGAAGGCAACGGCCGACCTTTGCTGACCTGCTCTACCGATCGACCTATGAGCAGCCAAAAcgataaagaaacaaagaaaaatattgaGGTCCAGGGTGGTCTGTGGTTCAGTAAAGTGGGCAAAGGACAAACCAGTGGGGTATTTAGTCGTTCGGGAATTAAATCTGTTAATTGCTCCTTCGGTAAAGTATCATGTAAGATCAAAATCCCGGAGTCGGCAAGTGTGAAGTCCAGAGACAACCAAGTCACAGGATCTGAACACCAGTCTGGAGAAGCCAAGAAAGTTCTTGATAAGAAAGTCTCGTGTCTTCCAGCTAGCAGTCGATTGATGACTAGAGCACTAAAAGCGCTGCAAGATGCTCAGCTCCAGCAGACGTCTAGCCGAGAACTCCAACAAACTCTGCCAAGTAGTGAAACCGACAACGACGTCTGCGTTTCGAGACTCGGGTCCGACGAAAAGACCAAAGCAAAACCGACCCCCCAGAACATTTCAGCCGATTTAAAAGCACATGTAAAATTGAACGCGATGTCCAAGGTGTCTGTAGATCCATCTGATTTGGAAGACAAGGAAGTGGCTGTCAAATCAGAGGTCGAATCTTGTTTGATATCACCTGTGCCGGTTGGTTTTAACGCCTCGAACCTGAAACAGGAGAAGCAAGTATCTGATGCGGCATCTCCATTTCATGTAAATATACAAGACGGCGAAGACATGAAAGAAATAACCTTTAAGTCactggaaacagaaaaaaacggAAAGTCGACTGTATTTCGTCCAGACGCAAATTATAAATACAGCACGTTCCTGATGATGTTAAAGGATATACACGACAGTCGAGAAAAAGATGGCCAACCCTTGGTCATGGAACCTTTACCTCCAAAAAAGCTCATTAAAGAGGAGCCGTCCATGGTTTCAGAAAAAGACCTAAATAGTCGTTTCGGTCTTGTTAAAGACAATAACGAGCACTGCAAGTTGCCACGTCTTAAGAAGTACGGACCGAGCAAGACATCTGGTCCAAAgtccaaacaaaacaaagcgaATGCAAAATATGGTGCCGAGATGGTAGATGGTTGTGTTGTTCAACCGTGCAAGAGCATTTCTAAAAAACCTAGCAAAAAAAGTCAACCTGCCATAAAGAAGAGTCATAATAACGTCTACCTACCTTCCGAGGCATCGCCAGAACACAGCGTGTGCAGGAAGTCGGAGATTGCACAGACCCCGAGGTGCAACTTCCTCAACCGGGACTCTGAGAAAAAATTTTTCGGCAGTGTACCTAAAAAACGCTGGCAGAAGTTTGAACAGGACAGAGAAAAGATGTCACACTCAGAAAACAAAAGTGATCCAGGACCAGGACAAACGCTGCCAAGGCTCGTGGAGCCGGAGCCCGGTACCGAAAAGACAAATTTGCCGTCTTCCTCATCAGCAACGGAGACATCTTTAAACACAGCAAAAGTATCCCCGAATACCTGTGAGGTTTCTAATTTCCCCACAG AGAGCAAACGTATCAGAAAGCCTAGCAAAAGACTAATAGAATGGACAGAAGAATACGATCATATATTTGCCACTAAGAAGAAAGCGAAAAAGCAACCGGAATCCTTGCAGAAG gtcagtAAAAACAGTTCTGTTAATATCACTGAGAAATCCTTAGCCACACAGCAACATCCAGGAGCGATACCGTGCGTGCCGAACCCCTTACCCGAAATCCAGACTCCTCCACCTGAAGAGAGGTCTAAGACTCCACCCACGATCGAAAATATTCCATGTCAAGAAAGTCAGGTTACGGCTGTAGACACGCTAACTCCGCCTCCAGAAACAGAATCTTCCCTGTACGGAGAAAATTGCTTTAAGGACCAGCTTACGGTTCAGAATTGTTCCACCACCG GTGATGGCGCCTGTTTAAGCACAAAGAGGCAAAGGAAACCCACCAAGAAAATTCTAGAGAGTTCAATCGAACCGATTCCGACGCCTAAAAAGAAG GTGAAATCCCAGAGGAGCAGTTCATCAGGGCATGCTGCTCATTCAG GCTCAGGACAATCGAAAAATAAGAGCAAGCAGCCTGCTGTATTCACTCCTGAAGAGAGTGCCCCAGTTTCAGAGAGTACAGAAAGGGAGGCAGATATCACTCCTACGAACCCTGAAACACTTAACCCTGAGACCGCCAAATACCAGGACAGCAAATACGCTCCAGTGTCTGAG ATATTTGGCCCTGATGACTGTCCTGAGATGAAAAGTGAATCTGCAGAAAACAGACTGTCAGTGGAGAAAGGGAATGGGGTTGTACTGAAAGACAGTATTTGTCAG gtttgtgaGAAACAGGGAGAGCTGCTGCTGTGTGAAGGTCAGTGCTGCAGCACGTTCCACCCTCAATGCGTCGGTCGGACGGAACCTCAGCGCGCCAAGTTTCTGTGTCAGCAGTGCACTTCTG GTGTCCACGAATGCTTCATGTGTAAGAAGCTGGGAGACGACGTGAGGCGCTGCATGGTCAGTGCATGCGGGAAGTTCTACCACGGAGAGTGCGTAGCCAGCCACGCCCTCACCGTGCCTCTAAACCGAGGCTTCCGCTGCTCACTCCATGCTTGTCTCACCTGCTTCATCACCAACCCGAACAACCCGTCTGTTTTTAAAG GTCGACTGATCCACTGCGTCAGATGCCCCGTCGCGTACCACGCTAGCGATTACTGCATCCCTGCCGGCAGCGTCGTCTTGTCCCCTAACAGCATCGTCTGTCCCAACCATTTCACTCCAAGGAAGGGCTGCCGTAATCACGAACATGTCAACGTCAGCTGGTGCTTCGTTTGCTCAGAAG GAGGCAGCTTGCTCTGCTGTGAGTCCTGTCCGGCGGCTTTTCACCGCGAGTGTCTGCACATCGACATGCCTGAAGGGAGCTGGTTCTGCAACGACTGCCGCGCGGGGAAGAAACCGCACTACAAAGAAGTGGTGTGGGTAAAAGTGGGTCGATACAG ATGGTGGCCTGCTGAAGTTAGCAACCCAAAGGACATTCCAGAAAACATCCTGCGAATGAGGCACGACGTCGGAGAGTTTCCGGTCCATTTTTTCGGTTCCAACGACTACCTGTGGACCTACCAGGCTCGGGTCTTTCCCTACATGGAAGGCGACGccaacaataaagaaaaaatgggAAAAGGAGTGGACTCCATTTACAGGAAag ctTTGGATGAGGCTGCGGAACGATTCCGAGAACTGCAGGCAGAAAAGGAACTCCGGCAGCTCCAGGAGGACAGGAGAAACGACAAGAAGCCTCCTCCTTACAAACACATTAAG GTGAACCGACCGATCGGCAAAGTGCAGATCATTACGGCCGACCTGTCCGAGATCCCACGCTGCAACTGCAAAGCAACAGACGAGAACCCCTGTGGCATGGACTCGGAGTGCATCAACCGCATGCTGCTCTACGAATGCCATCCTCAGGTCTGCCCAGCGGGGGAAAAGTGCCAGAACCAGTGCTTCACCAAGCGCCAGTACTCGCAGGTGGAAATCTTCAGGACGTTGTCTCGAGGCTGGGGCCTGCGCTGCGGTCACGACATCAAGAAG GGTGCATTTGTAAGCGAGTACGTTGGCGAGGTGATTGACGAGGAGGAATGCCGGGCCCGGATCAAGCAGGCACAGGAGAACGACGTCGGGAATTTCTATTTGCTCACATTAGACAAG GACCGTATCATCGATGCTGGACCTAAAGGAAACCAGGCCAGATTCATGAACCATAGCTGCCAGCCGAACTGTGAGACTCAGAAATGGACCGTTAACGGAGACACCCGGGTCGGACTTTTTGCACTGGTGGACATCGCTGCTG GTAAAGAGCTGACCTTCAACTATAACCTGGAGTGTCTGGGCAACGGGAAGACGGTGTGTAAATGCGGTGCGCCCAACTGCAGTGGCTTTCTAGGTGTAAGACCAaag AATAATCCTCCCGCCGACGACAAGGGCCGTAAGATAAAGAGGAAAGCTTACGTCAAGCGTAAGTCGCAGCAAGGACTGACCAAGGAGCGAGAGGATGAGTGTTTCAGCTGCGGAGACGGCGGACAGATGGTCTCGTGTAAGAGACCCGGGTGTCCGAAGGTCTATCACGCAGACTGTCTCAACCTGACCAAGAGACCTGCAG gacg